In Salmonella enterica subsp. enterica serovar Typhimurium str. LT2, a single window of DNA contains:
- the fliD gene encoding filament capping protein (flagellar biosynthesis; enables filament assembly; flagellar hook-associated protein 2 (HAP2) (filament CAP protein)(flagellar CAP protein). (SW:FLID_SALTY)) produces the protein MASISSLGVGSNLPLDQLLTDLTKNEKGRLTPITKQQSANSAKLTAYGTLKSALEKFQTANTALNKADLFKSTVASSTTEDLKVSTTAGAAAGTYKINVTQLAAAQSLATKTTFATTKEQLGDTSVTSRTIKIEQPGRKEPLEIKLDKGDTSMEAIRDAINDADSGIAASIVKVKENEFQLVLTANSGTDNTMKITVEGDTKLNDLLAYDSTTNTGNMQELVKAENAKLNVNGIDIERQSNTVTDAPQGITLTLTKKVTDATVTVTKDDTKAKEAIKSWVDAYNSLVDTFSSLTKYTAVEPGEEASDKNGALLGDSVVRTIQTGIRAQFANSGSNSAFKTMAEIGITQDGTSGKLKIDDDKLTKVLKDNTAAARELLVGDGKETGITTKIATEVKSYLADDGIIDNAQDNVNATLKSLTKQYLSVSNSIDETVARYKAQFTQLDTMMSKLNNTSSYLTQQFTAMNKS, from the coding sequence ATGGCTTCAATTTCATCATTAGGTGTGGGATCAAACTTACCGTTAGACCAGTTGTTGACAGACCTGACAAAGAACGAAAAAGGACGCTTAACGCCAATTACCAAACAGCAGAGCGCGAATTCGGCAAAGCTAACCGCCTATGGCACATTGAAAAGCGCATTAGAAAAATTCCAGACGGCAAATACCGCGTTAAATAAAGCGGATTTATTTAAGTCTACCGTGGCGTCCAGCACCACTGAAGATCTCAAAGTCAGTACTACCGCTGGCGCTGCCGCAGGGACTTATAAGATTAACGTAACCCAGCTTGCCGCCGCACAGTCGCTGGCGACAAAAACCACCTTCGCGACCACCAAAGAGCAGTTGGGCGATACGTCGGTCACGTCCCGGACAATTAAAATTGAACAGCCGGGACGTAAAGAGCCGCTGGAAATTAAGCTGGATAAAGGCGACACCTCCATGGAGGCGATCCGTGACGCCATCAATGACGCCGACAGCGGTATCGCCGCCAGTATCGTTAAGGTCAAAGAGAACGAATTCCAGTTGGTGCTTACCGCCAATAGCGGTACCGACAATACGATGAAGATCACGGTGGAAGGCGATACAAAACTTAACGATCTACTCGCTTATGACAGCACCACCAATACCGGCAATATGCAAGAGCTGGTGAAAGCAGAAAACGCGAAGCTGAACGTAAACGGCATCGACATTGAGCGTCAGAGCAATACCGTAACCGACGCCCCTCAGGGAATTACGCTCACCCTGACCAAGAAAGTGACCGACGCGACCGTGACGGTAACGAAAGATGATACCAAGGCGAAAGAGGCGATTAAATCCTGGGTGGATGCCTATAACTCGCTGGTGGATACCTTTAGCTCGTTAACCAAATATACCGCCGTTGAGCCGGGCGAAGAAGCCAGCGATAAAAACGGCGCGCTGTTAGGCGATAGTGTGGTTCGTACTATCCAGACCGGGATTCGGGCACAATTTGCCAATAGCGGCAGTAATTCTGCGTTCAAAACAATGGCGGAAATTGGCATCACCCAGGATGGGACTTCCGGCAAACTGAAGATTGATGATGATAAGCTGACCAAAGTACTGAAAGATAACACAGCCGCAGCGCGTGAGCTGCTGGTAGGCGATGGTAAAGAAACGGGTATCACCACCAAAATTGCCACCGAAGTGAAAAGTTATCTGGCGGATGACGGCATTATTGATAATGCGCAGGACAACGTTAACGCCACGCTGAAAAGCCTGACAAAACAGTACCTGTCCGTTAGCAACAGCATCGATGAAACCGTTGCCCGTTACAAGGCCCAGTTTACCCAACTGGATACCATGATGAGTAAGCTGAATAACACCAGTAGTTATTTGACCCAGCAATTTACAGCTATGAACAAGTCCTGA
- the fliS gene encoding repressor of class 3a and 3b operons (RflA activity) (flagellar biosynthesis; flagellar protein FLIS. (SW:FLIS_SALTY)), giving the protein MYTASGIKAYAQVSVESAVMSASPHQLIEMLFDGANSALVRARLFLEQGDVVAKGEALSKAINIIDNGLKAGLDQEKGGEIATNLSELYDYMIRRLLQANLRNDAQAIEEVEGLLSNIAEAWKQISPKASFQESR; this is encoded by the coding sequence ATGTACACCGCGAGCGGTATCAAAGCTTATGCGCAAGTCAGCGTGGAAAGCGCCGTGATGAGCGCCAGCCCGCATCAGTTGATTGAAATGTTGTTTGATGGCGCGAATAGCGCTCTGGTGCGCGCTCGCCTGTTTTTAGAACAAGGCGATGTTGTCGCGAAAGGTGAAGCGTTAAGCAAAGCCATCAATATTATCGATAACGGGCTGAAAGCCGGCCTCGATCAGGAAAAAGGCGGTGAGATTGCGACGAATCTTTCCGAGCTATACGACTATATGATTCGCCGTTTACTGCAGGCTAATTTGCGTAACGACGCTCAGGCCATCGAAGAAGTGGAAGGGTTACTCAGCAATATTGCAGAAGCCTGGAAGCAGATTTCACCGAAAGCATCTTTCCAGGAGTCTCGTTAA
- the fliC gene encoding flagellar biosynthesis; flagellin (filament structural protein; flagellin (phase-1-I flagellin). (SW:FLIC_SALTY)): MAQVINTNSLSLLTQNNLNKSQSALGTAIERLSSGLRINSAKDDAAGQAIANRFTANIKGLTQASRNANDGISIAQTTEGALNEINNNLQRVRELAVQSANSTNSQSDLDSIQAEITQRLNEIDRVSGQTQFNGVKVLAQDNTLTIQVGANDGETIDIDLKQINSQTLGLDTLNVQQKYKVSDTAATVTGYADTTIALDNSTFKASATGLGGTDQKIDGDLKFDDTTGKYYAKVTVTGGTGKDGYYEVSVDKTNGEVTLAGGATSPLTGGLPATATEDVKNVQVANADLTEAKAALTAAGVTGTASVVKMSYTDNNGKTIDGGLAVKVGDDYYSATQNKDGSISINTTKYTADDGTSKTALNKLGGADGKTEVVSIGGKTYAASKAEGHNFKAQPDLAEAAATTTENPLQKIDAALAQVDTLRSDLGAVQNRFNSAITNLGNTVNNLTSARSRIEDSDYATEVSNMSRAQILQQAGTSVLAQANQVPQNVLSLLR, translated from the coding sequence ATGGCACAAGTCATTAATACAAACAGCCTGTCGCTGTTGACCCAGAATAACCTGAACAAATCCCAGTCCGCTCTGGGCACCGCTATCGAGCGTCTGTCTTCCGGTCTGCGTATCAACAGCGCGAAAGACGATGCGGCAGGTCAGGCGATTGCTAACCGTTTTACCGCGAACATCAAAGGTCTGACTCAGGCTTCCCGTAACGCTAACGACGGTATCTCCATTGCGCAGACCACTGAAGGCGCGCTGAACGAAATCAACAACAACCTGCAGCGTGTGCGTGAACTGGCGGTTCAGTCTGCTAACAGCACCAACTCCCAGTCTGACCTCGACTCCATCCAGGCTGAAATCACCCAGCGCCTGAACGAAATCGACCGTGTATCCGGCCAGACTCAGTTCAACGGCGTGAAAGTCCTGGCGCAGGACAACACCCTGACCATCCAGGTTGGTGCCAACGACGGTGAAACTATCGATATCGATCTGAAGCAGATCAACTCTCAGACCCTGGGTCTGGATACGCTGAATGTGCAACAAAAATATAAGGTCAGCGATACGGCTGCAACTGTTACAGGATATGCCGATACTACGATTGCTTTAGACAATAGTACTTTTAAAGCCTCGGCTACTGGTCTTGGTGGTACTGACCAGAAAATTGATGGCGATTTAAAATTTGATGATACGACTGGAAAATATTACGCCAAAGTTACCGTTACGGGGGGAACTGGTAAAGATGGCTATTATGAAGTTTCCGTTGATAAGACGAACGGTGAGGTGACTCTTGCTGGCGGTGCGACTTCCCCGCTTACAGGTGGACTACCTGCGACAGCAACTGAGGATGTGAAAAATGTACAAGTTGCAAATGCTGATTTGACAGAGGCTAAAGCCGCATTGACAGCAGCAGGTGTTACCGGCACAGCATCTGTTGTTAAGATGTCTTATACTGATAATAACGGTAAAACTATTGATGGTGGTTTAGCAGTTAAGGTAGGCGATGATTACTATTCTGCAACTCAAAATAAAGATGGTTCCATAAGTATTAATACTACGAAATACACTGCAGATGACGGTACATCCAAAACTGCACTAAACAAACTGGGTGGCGCAGACGGCAAAACCGAAGTTGTTTCTATTGGTGGTAAAACTTACGCTGCAAGTAAAGCCGAAGGTCACAACTTTAAAGCACAGCCTGATCTGGCGGAAGCGGCTGCTACAACCACCGAAAACCCGCTGCAGAAAATTGATGCTGCTTTGGCACAGGTTGACACGTTACGTTCTGACCTGGGTGCGGTACAGAACCGTTTCAACTCCGCTATTACCAACCTGGGCAACACCGTAAACAACCTGACTTCTGCCCGTAGCCGTATCGAAGATTCCGACTACGCGACCGAAGTTTCCAACATGTCTCGCGCGCAGATTCTGCAGCAGGCCGGTACCTCCGTTCTGGCGCAGGCGAACCAGGTTCCGCAAAACGTCCTCTCTTTACTGCGTTAA
- the yedE gene encoding putative membrane component of transport system (hypothetical 44.2 Kda protein in amyA-fliE intergenic region. (SW:YEDE_SALTY)): MIGVVCALLVSHLLSSEAKHMSWQHFKQTWLIKFWAPAPAVIAAGILSTYYFGITGTFWAVTGEFTRWGGQILQLFGVHAEQWGYYKLIHLEGTPLTRIDGMMILGMFGGCFAAALWANNVKLRMPRSRIRIVQAVAGGIIAGFGARLAMGCNLAAFFTGIPQFSLHAWFFALATAIGSWFGARFTLLPIFRIPVKMQKVSAASPLTQKPDQARRRFRLGMLVFIGMIGWALLTAMHQPKLGLAMLFGVGFGLLIERAQICFTSAFRDLWISGRAHMAKAIIFGMAVSAIGIFSYVQLGVAPKIMWAGPNAVIGGLLFGFGIVLAGGCETGWMYRAVEGQVHYWWVGLGNVIGSTILAYYWDDFAPALATSWDKVNLLNTFGPLGGLLVTYLLLFTALMLIIGWEKRFFRRAGLTPAKESV; encoded by the coding sequence GTGATCGGTGTAGTATGCGCACTTCTTGTTTCACACCTTCTGAGTTCAGAGGCTAAACACATGTCATGGCAACACTTCAAGCAAACCTGGTTAATTAAATTCTGGGCGCCGGCCCCTGCGGTGATCGCAGCCGGTATTCTCTCTACCTACTATTTTGGCATCACCGGCACGTTTTGGGCCGTGACGGGCGAATTTACCCGCTGGGGCGGGCAAATTTTGCAGCTTTTTGGCGTTCATGCCGAACAGTGGGGCTACTACAAGCTGATTCATCTGGAAGGTACGCCGCTGACGCGTATCGACGGCATGATGATCCTCGGCATGTTCGGCGGCTGTTTCGCCGCGGCGCTGTGGGCCAACAACGTAAAACTGCGTATGCCGCGCAGCCGAATCCGTATCGTACAGGCGGTGGCCGGAGGCATTATCGCTGGCTTCGGCGCGCGTCTGGCGATGGGGTGTAACCTGGCCGCCTTTTTTACCGGGATCCCGCAGTTCTCCCTACACGCGTGGTTCTTTGCGCTGGCGACCGCTATCGGCTCCTGGTTCGGCGCCCGCTTTACGTTGCTGCCGATATTTCGCATACCGGTGAAAATGCAGAAGGTCTCCGCGGCTTCGCCACTGACGCAGAAACCGGATCAGGCAAGACGGCGTTTCAGGCTCGGTATGCTGGTCTTTATCGGCATGATTGGCTGGGCGTTATTAACGGCAATGCATCAGCCGAAACTGGGGCTGGCGATGCTGTTCGGCGTCGGGTTTGGGCTGCTGATCGAACGCGCGCAAATCTGCTTTACCTCGGCCTTTCGCGATCTGTGGATCTCCGGACGCGCCCATATGGCGAAAGCGATTATTTTCGGCATGGCGGTCAGCGCCATTGGTATTTTCAGCTACGTGCAGTTGGGCGTTGCACCTAAAATTATGTGGGCTGGCCCGAATGCGGTCATTGGCGGACTGCTGTTCGGTTTTGGCATCGTGCTGGCGGGCGGCTGCGAAACCGGCTGGATGTACCGCGCCGTAGAAGGCCAGGTGCATTACTGGTGGGTAGGCCTCGGCAATGTCATCGGTTCGACCATCCTGGCTTACTACTGGGATGATTTCGCGCCCGCGCTGGCGACCAGTTGGGATAAAGTTAACCTGCTGAATACCTTTGGTCCGCTGGGCGGTCTGCTGGTCACCTATCTGTTGTTATTTACCGCGCTGATGTTAATCATCGGCTGGGAAAAACGTTTTTTCCGCCGTGCGGGGCTGACGCCTGCTAAGGAATCTGTATGA
- the fliB gene encoding N-methylation of lysine residues in flagellin (lysine-N-methylase. (SW:FLIB_SALTY)) — MKEITVTEPAFVTRFSCSGSACRDHCCKGWKITLDKTTVKKYLASKDTTIRTIAQDHIILLKKNNSHWGEIKLPSALGNCPYLDEDRLCRVQKTLGAKALSHTCSSFPRAHHTYKNEVRNSLSLACPEVTSRILNDPDAMALSEKTIIQQTFNTAPLFPAQQKLLNLFCLSLINHANSSTEAALYALIKFVMYAQKFAKIDDAALGELEQVYAALLEQLQTGVLAQELMNIAPDSKVKTSLVLQMQDYFRSLPLNRGSVILDHYIQCLLRVLTAEEGVSMEQKVSDIESSLARCLQANEQQKNWAFRNLILYKIWENNFPNQPNVDPLRALYIIVAEYAFIKLLTAASVHERGRIEWDDVTNIVYSFHSRSQHNSEVAKNFHRHIETVRTGDDLSMIHLLT, encoded by the coding sequence ATGAAAGAAATCACCGTCACTGAACCTGCCTTTGTCACCCGCTTTTCCTGTTCTGGCTCGGCCTGTCGCGACCACTGTTGTAAGGGCTGGAAAATCACGCTGGATAAGACGACGGTTAAAAAATATCTCGCCAGTAAAGACACGACGATTCGTACCATCGCGCAAGACCATATTATCCTGCTGAAAAAGAACAACAGCCACTGGGGCGAAATTAAGCTGCCTTCGGCGCTGGGGAATTGCCCTTATCTGGATGAGGACCGTCTGTGCCGGGTACAAAAAACGTTAGGCGCAAAGGCATTAAGTCATACCTGTTCCTCTTTCCCGCGGGCGCATCATACCTATAAAAATGAGGTGCGTAACTCTCTGAGTCTTGCCTGCCCGGAGGTGACGTCCCGCATTTTAAACGATCCTGACGCAATGGCACTCAGCGAAAAAACAATCATTCAGCAGACATTCAATACTGCGCCGTTATTCCCAGCGCAGCAAAAGTTACTCAATCTGTTTTGCCTGAGTCTGATCAACCATGCCAACAGCAGTACGGAAGCCGCGCTCTATGCGTTGATTAAATTCGTCATGTATGCACAGAAATTTGCCAAAATTGATGATGCCGCGCTGGGCGAACTGGAACAGGTGTATGCCGCGTTACTTGAACAGTTGCAGACCGGCGTGCTGGCGCAGGAGTTAATGAATATCGCGCCGGATAGCAAGGTAAAAACCTCGCTGGTATTGCAGATGCAGGACTATTTCCGCTCGCTCCCGCTTAATCGTGGCAGTGTTATCCTCGATCACTACATCCAGTGTCTTCTGCGGGTGCTGACGGCGGAAGAGGGCGTTTCAATGGAGCAGAAGGTTAGCGATATTGAGTCCTCATTAGCGCGCTGTTTACAGGCGAATGAGCAGCAGAAGAACTGGGCCTTCAGAAATTTAATTCTCTATAAAATTTGGGAAAATAATTTCCCCAACCAGCCGAATGTCGACCCGTTACGCGCGCTGTATATTATCGTGGCGGAATATGCCTTTATTAAGCTATTAACGGCAGCCAGCGTGCATGAGCGCGGGCGTATAGAGTGGGATGACGTTACCAATATTGTGTATAGTTTTCACTCCCGCAGCCAGCATAACAGCGAGGTGGCGAAGAATTTTCATCGCCATATAGAAACGGTGCGTACTGGCGACGATCTGTCGATGATTCATCTTCTGACATAG
- the amyA gene encoding cytoplasmic alpha-amylase (cytoplasmic alpha-amylase. (SW:AMY2_SALTY)) has product MKNPTLLQYFHWYYPDGGKLWSELAERADGLNDIGINMVWLPPACKGASGGYSVGYDTYDLFDLGEFDQKGTIATKYGDKRQLLTAIDALKKNNIAVLLDVVVNHKMGADEKERIRVQRVNQDDRTQIDDNIIECEGWTRYTFPARAGQYSNFIWDYHCFSGIDHIENPDEDGIFKIVNDYTGDGWNDQVDDEMGNFDYLMGENIDFRNHAVTEEIKYWARWVMEQTHCDGFRLDAVKHIPAWFYKEWIEHVQAVAPKPLFIVAEYWSHEVDKLQTYIDQVDGKTMLFDAPLQMKFHEASRQGAEYDMRHIFTGTLVEADPFHAVTLVANHDTQPLQALEAPVEPWFKPLAYALILLRENGVPSVFYPDLYGASYEDSGENGETCRVDMPVINQLDRLILARQRFAHGIQTLFFDHPNCIAFSRSGTEENPGCVVVLSNGDDGEKTLLLGDNYANKTWRDFLGNRDEYVVTNDQGEATFFCNAGSVSVWVIEDV; this is encoded by the coding sequence ATGAAAAACCCCACGTTATTGCAGTACTTCCACTGGTATTATCCCGACGGCGGTAAACTCTGGTCTGAGCTGGCGGAACGTGCTGATGGGCTGAATGATATCGGTATCAATATGGTCTGGCTACCGCCCGCCTGTAAAGGCGCCTCCGGCGGCTATTCCGTAGGCTATGATACCTACGACCTGTTTGACCTCGGCGAATTTGACCAAAAAGGAACTATCGCGACAAAGTACGGCGATAAACGCCAGTTACTGACGGCGATAGACGCGCTCAAAAAAAATAATATTGCGGTGCTGCTCGACGTCGTCGTGAACCACAAAATGGGCGCAGACGAAAAAGAACGTATTCGCGTTCAGCGCGTGAATCAGGATGACCGCACGCAAATCGATGACAACATCATTGAATGCGAAGGCTGGACGCGCTACACCTTCCCTGCCCGCGCGGGCCAGTATTCCAACTTTATTTGGGACTATCACTGTTTCAGCGGCATTGATCACATCGAGAATCCCGACGAAGACGGCATTTTTAAGATCGTCAATGACTATACCGGCGATGGCTGGAACGATCAGGTTGATGATGAGATGGGTAATTTCGACTATCTGATGGGTGAAAATATCGATTTTCGCAATCATGCGGTTACGGAAGAGATTAAATATTGGGCTCGTTGGGTCATGGAACAAACCCACTGTGACGGCTTTCGCCTGGACGCGGTAAAACATATACCCGCCTGGTTTTATAAAGAATGGATTGAGCATGTACAGGCGGTTGCGCCAAAACCGCTGTTTATTGTCGCAGAATACTGGTCGCATGAAGTGGATAAACTGCAAACGTACATCGATCAGGTCGACGGGAAAACCATGCTGTTCGACGCGCCGTTGCAGATGAAATTTCACGAGGCCTCGCGCCAGGGCGCGGAGTATGACATGCGCCACATTTTCACCGGCACGCTGGTAGAAGCCGACCCTTTTCATGCGGTGACGCTGGTCGCTAACCACGATACACAACCGTTACAGGCGCTGGAAGCGCCGGTAGAACCCTGGTTCAAACCATTGGCCTATGCGCTGATCCTGCTTCGTGAAAACGGCGTGCCGTCAGTGTTTTATCCCGATTTATACGGCGCCAGCTATGAGGATAGCGGCGAAAATGGCGAGACCTGTCGGGTCGACATGCCGGTGATTAACCAACTGGATCGGCTGATCCTCGCTCGTCAGCGTTTTGCGCACGGTATACAAACACTCTTTTTCGATCATCCTAACTGTATCGCCTTTAGTCGCAGCGGTACTGAAGAGAATCCAGGCTGTGTGGTCGTACTTTCCAATGGCGACGACGGTGAAAAAACCCTCCTGCTCGGCGACAATTACGCTAACAAGACCTGGCGTGATTTTCTGGGAAACCGGGATGAGTATGTTGTAACTAATGATCAAGGCGAAGCGACGTTCTTCTGCAACGCAGGCAGCGTCAGCGTGTGGGTCATTGAGGACGTGTGA
- the yedF gene encoding putative transcriptional regulator (hypothetical 8.6 Kda protein in amyA-fliE intergenic region (ORF 9). (SW:YEDF_ECOLI)), with the protein MKNIVPDYRLDMVGEPCPYPAVATLEAMPQLKKGEILEVVSDCPQSINNIPLDARNHGYTVLDIQQDGPTIRYLIQK; encoded by the coding sequence ATGAAAAATATCGTCCCTGATTACCGTCTGGATATGGTTGGCGAACCTTGCCCGTACCCGGCGGTCGCCACTCTGGAAGCGATGCCGCAGCTAAAAAAAGGTGAGATCCTGGAAGTGGTGAGCGACTGTCCGCAATCCATTAATAATATTCCACTGGATGCGCGCAATCACGGCTATACGGTGCTGGATATCCAACAGGATGGCCCGACAATTCGTTATCTGATTCAAAAATAA
- the fliT gene encoding putative export chaperone for FliD (flagellar biosynthesis; flagellar protein FLIT. (SW:FLIT_SALTY)), producing MTSTVEFINRWQRIALLSQSLLELAQRGEWDLLLQQEVSYLQSIETVMEKQTPPGITRSIQDMVAGYIKQTLDNEQLLKGLLQQRLDELSSLIGQSTRQKSLNNAYGRLSGMLLVPDAPGAS from the coding sequence ATGACCTCAACCGTGGAGTTTATCAACCGTTGGCAGCGTATTGCGCTGCTCAGTCAATCGCTGCTTGAACTTGCGCAGCGAGGTGAATGGGATCTCTTACTGCAACAAGAGGTCTCCTATCTGCAAAGTATTGAAACGGTGATGGAAAAGCAAACTCCACCGGGCATTACGCGAAGTATTCAGGATATGGTCGCCGGATACATCAAACAAACGCTGGACAATGAGCAGCTCCTGAAAGGGCTGCTGCAACAGCGACTGGATGAACTGAGTAGTTTGATCGGACAATCCACCCGCCAAAAATCACTCAACAACGCGTATGGCCGTCTTTCCGGTATGTTACTCGTGCCAGATGCGCCTGGCGCCTCATAA
- the yedD gene encoding putative outer membrane lipoprotein (hypothetical 15.5 Kda protein in amyA-fliE intergenic region. (SW:YEDD_SALTY)) — translation MKKVAIVGALLVLAGCAEVENYNDVVKTPAPAGLEGYWQSKGPQRKLVSPEAIASLVVTKEGDTLDCRQWQRVIALPGKLTMLSDDLTNVTVKRELYEIERDGNTLEYDGMTLQRVARPTPECAAALEKTPLPTPLPTPLP, via the coding sequence ATGAAAAAAGTAGCGATCGTTGGCGCATTGCTGGTTCTGGCCGGATGCGCCGAGGTGGAAAACTATAATGATGTGGTGAAAACGCCCGCGCCGGCCGGTCTGGAAGGGTACTGGCAGTCAAAAGGCCCGCAACGTAAGCTGGTGAGCCCTGAAGCTATCGCCAGCCTGGTGGTGACTAAAGAAGGCGATACGCTGGACTGCCGCCAGTGGCAGCGCGTTATTGCTCTGCCGGGCAAGCTGACCATGCTCTCCGATGACTTAACCAATGTTACGGTTAAGCGTGAGCTCTATGAGATTGAGCGCGACGGGAATACCCTGGAATATGATGGCATGACGCTGCAACGGGTCGCTCGTCCGACGCCGGAGTGCGCCGCCGCGTTAGAAAAAACGCCGCTGCCGACGCCGCTGCCGACGCCGCTGCCGTAA